Within Magnetococcales bacterium, the genomic segment CAGTCTCTCCTCAAAAATCTGGCAACATTATGCCGCAACACGGTGCGCATGGGTAATGACACCGCATCAACCTTCTCCATGCTCACCAATTCAACCCCCCTTCAGGCAGAAGCGTTTCGCCTCCTTGGTATCTCACCAGGAGACGTCATGTAGGCAGAAAACGCTCCTCAATCGGATCGCAAATCAAGAAAAATCAATATATTGTTATCGTTGCAGGAGAGGAACTTCAGTTTAACTGGTCAGGTGCAGTCAACGAATCCCTTTCGATGACTGGGGCCGGGCTGGCCAGCCGGCAAAATGTGCCAAGACAGCCCGAATATAGTCGAAGACGGATAAGGGAACCATATGAAATTACGTCGTTTACAAATTGAAAATTTCCGTGGCATAACCAGTCTGGACATGGAACTTGGGGATACGACAGTCCTGATCGGGGAAAACAATACAGGCAAGACCGCCGTGCTGGATGCCCTGCGGTTTGCGTTGCGAAATATCCGGTCCCGCCGTGGCTTTGCATTTGATGTCTACGATTTTCATTTGAAAGATGCCAAGTCTGAACCATCCATGGCCCAGGCTATCAGCATTCGTTTGACTTTTCGTGAAGTTGAACCAGGAGAATGGAATAAACAACAAACAGGAACCATGAACCGTATTAAAATTCTTCAGATGGATACGGATGGCTGCGCATGTATCATGCTGAAAGTTGGGGCCAGATTTGATGCGGCAACACAGGAATTCATTCATGACTGGGAGTTCCAGAATTTGACCGGCGCACCACTAACGAACTGTCCGGATTCGGCCCTGTCGATATTTCAAAACGAAGTGTCGTATTACTACTTGTCCGCCCTGCGTGATTCGGCAAAACACTTTGATGCCAACGGAACCTTTTGGCGACCGTTCCTGAAAGAGTCCCAGTTGACCAAAGAAAAACGTGAAGAAATCGAAATCAAATTGGCTGAAGTCAATCAACTGATCGTTTCTTCGCATGCCAGCTTTTCCAAGGTCGTAGAAAAACTGAAAGAAATCAGGGAAGTGGTGTCAATGGCAGGAGGGAATGATCCGGTATCTGTCGATGCTGTTCCCGGTCGTTTGTTCGATATGCTTGCCAAAGCACAGGTCAACTTGTCCGCAGGAACCGGCGCGAAGATTCCAATCGGGCGACATGGCGAAGGTACTCAAAGTCTCGCGGTGTTGACACTGTTTGATGCGTTCCTTCAGGCCTGGAACAAAGGCACAGCAATTGTTGCCATGGAGGAACCAGAAGTGCATCTGCATCCAAGCGCAGTGCGGGCATTGTGGAAACTGATTGAACGCATCCCGGGACAAAAAATCATTTCAACACACAGCGGAGATTTGCTTGCGGAAGTGCCATCAGATTCCGTCGTTCGATTGGATCGACAGCCAGGCGGTACGATCCCAAGATACGTCAAAAATATTGAATTGGACGAGAAGAAACAGAAACAATTCAACTATCATATCCGACATTCCAGAGGGGAACTTTTGTTTGCAAGGTGTTGGATTCTTGTCGAGGGTGAATCTGAAGTAACCTTGTTGCCTGAATCAGCAAGATGTCTTGGAAAAAATCTTGAGCGTAGTGGTATTCGGTGCGTGGCCTATCGACAATCGGACATCAGCCTGTTTATTCAGGTGGCGGAGAAAATGGGTGTTCATTGGATTGCCCTGACCGATAATGACACTCAAGGGAAGGCCGATCAGGTTAAGGTCCGGCAATCTCTGGGAAAGAAAGAGGCTAACAGGGTGCTGTTCGTCATGCCGGAAGATAATATCGAGCAACACTTATGCGAGAGCGGTTTCTCTGCAATATATGAAGGTCTGTTGACCCCACAGTCTCGATCCAATGTTTCCGTACAAAAAGGTACTCCCGATTACATCAAACAGCTTGCCAAGGCTGTCAAGGATCACAAAAAAATTGCTGCTGTGCATCAAGTTCTTGACGAAATCAGGACAGGAAAAAATCAAGTGCCAAAATTGCTGGTTGACACCATCAATGCTGCAATTACATGGGCGGAGCCAGGATGAAAACCAACGACAATCAACAGCGGGCAATCGAATGGAACCATGGACCATTGCTGGTCTTGGCAGGTCCCGGTTCAGGCAAAACAGCCGTTTTGACCCGTAGAGCAGCGCGTCTTCTCAAGGAATTTCCGGATGCAAGCGTTCTGGCGCTCACCTTCACAACGAAAGCTGCCGACGAAATGCGGGAGCGACTGAATGGGTTGGTGGGAGGACGTGCAGATCGCGCCCATCTCTGTACCTTCCACTCATTTGCCGGGGATATTCTACGACAGCACGGCAGCCATGTGGGAATACAACCCGATTTTTCGGTTTTGACTCTCGATGAAGACCGTTTGGCCATGCTCGAATATGCAATAGGCACGCTTGAGTGTGATGTTTCATCCATTCCACATGACCGAAAAAATCTCCTGGTGATTCTTGATTATTTGTTCAGGGAGTCATATGACAGAGAACCCGCCGTATCCGGGATGGTTCCCACGCCACCCTGGATACCCAAATTGTTTGGCAAGTACTGTGAACTACTGAAACAAAGCAACCGGCTGTGTTATGGAGGACTTTTATATTTTGCGCGAAAACTGCTTGCAGAGCATGCCGGTGTGGCACGTTTGACCCGGTTGACTTGGCAGTTCGTTTGTGTCGATGAGTTTCAAGACACCAACCGGGCGCAATATGATTTGCTCAGGTTGCTCGTTGAAGATCAGCAGCCAAATATTTTCATTGTCGCTGACGATGACCAGATCATTTATCAGTGGAATGGCGCAAGTCCGGAAAGATTGCTTGCACTGCAAAACGATTTCAAAATGGAATTGATCCAACTTCCCAAAAACTATCGTTGCCCACCTGTGATTATCACCATGGCCAATTATCTGATTGGTCACAATCGGACAAGATCCCCTGCCAAACAACCACTTGAGGCAAATAAAAGTGTTGGCGATTCGCCAGTTTTGAAATTGCAGGTATTCCAGGATGAAAATGATGAATTCATGTTCATTCCAACCGCAATCAAACAGGCTGGATGGATTCCTGGAGATTGTGCCGTTCTTGCTCGTTCGACGAAGCTCCTTAAACGTGCCGCGAACGTGTTGATTGACTCGGGATTGACCCCCTATCTGTCGCAACGGAAAAACGAGTTTGAGTGTGCTTCGGTTCGTTGGATACACGCCGTACTCAGGCTTGCCAACGCTCGACACGATCGAGAGTTTCTGCGGCGGGTTTGTGTAACCTGGCTGGATTTTACCGAAATCT encodes:
- a CDS encoding DUF2813 domain-containing protein — encoded protein: MKLRRLQIENFRGITSLDMELGDTTVLIGENNTGKTAVLDALRFALRNIRSRRGFAFDVYDFHLKDAKSEPSMAQAISIRLTFREVEPGEWNKQQTGTMNRIKILQMDTDGCACIMLKVGARFDAATQEFIHDWEFQNLTGAPLTNCPDSALSIFQNEVSYYYLSALRDSAKHFDANGTFWRPFLKESQLTKEKREEIEIKLAEVNQLIVSSHASFSKVVEKLKEIREVVSMAGGNDPVSVDAVPGRLFDMLAKAQVNLSAGTGAKIPIGRHGEGTQSLAVLTLFDAFLQAWNKGTAIVAMEEPEVHLHPSAVRALWKLIERIPGQKIISTHSGDLLAEVPSDSVVRLDRQPGGTIPRYVKNIELDEKKQKQFNYHIRHSRGELLFARCWILVEGESEVTLLPESARCLGKNLERSGIRCVAYRQSDISLFIQVAEKMGVHWIALTDNDTQGKADQVKVRQSLGKKEANRVLFVMPEDNIEQHLCESGFSAIYEGLLTPQSRSNVSVQKGTPDYIKQLAKAVKDHKKIAAVHQVLDEIRTGKNQVPKLLVDTINAAITWAEPG
- a CDS encoding ATP-dependent helicase — encoded protein: MKTNDNQQRAIEWNHGPLLVLAGPGSGKTAVLTRRAARLLKEFPDASVLALTFTTKAADEMRERLNGLVGGRADRAHLCTFHSFAGDILRQHGSHVGIQPDFSVLTLDEDRLAMLEYAIGTLECDVSSIPHDRKNLLVILDYLFRESYDREPAVSGMVPTPPWIPKLFGKYCELLKQSNRLCYGGLLYFARKLLAEHAGVARLTRLTWQFVCVDEFQDTNRAQYDLLRLLVEDQQPNIFIVADDDQIIYQWNGASPERLLALQNDFKMELIQLPKNYRCPPVIITMANYLIGHNRTRSPAKQPLEANKSVGDSPVLKLQVFQDENDEFMFIPTAIKQAGWIPGDCAVLARSTKLLKRAANVLIDSGLTPYLSQRKNEFECASVRWIHAVLRLANARHDREFLRRVCVTWLDFTEISIEVNDVEAAAALNGGDFLRAWVASSLTKTESDTIASAIIDPNAIRKLLDRVNHDLVDRLTFVDLLEWFWNNKWLDNPLEAEEIKTWQELHGSLLQEHSPENVTLHLYLQEMDLKSKSSAQVPGSVPCLTVHGAKGMEFKHVFLIGMADELFPSYQAVKKGHDSREMEEERRGCFVAITRTEETLHISWSHHYNGYRKKPSRFLEEMGFRMSSS